A stretch of Aythya fuligula isolate bAytFul2 chromosome 1, bAytFul2.pri, whole genome shotgun sequence DNA encodes these proteins:
- the LOC116498726 gene encoding tetraspanin-7-like — MTALKLSLMAFSFVFWAAGLTMLIIGLWAKVWLGGYLALSASNYPDAPAILLATGTAVIVWGFLGCFSAATEHRGLLRTYGAFLSAVLVAGLIAGLSGLLYRQDVARGFQEGLRQALNTYGEDEVKADALDALQRALACCGVESYRDWLTTPWGLQQNGSVPLSCCRGRWGCRLSPPNIYGLHRDGCFSKVSAFVSSNMFSVATAALGLAALQVIGIVLACLMAARIPAHPLGIATPC; from the coding sequence ATGACAGCACTCAAGCTGTCCCTCATGGCCTTCAGCTTCGTCTTCTGGGCAGCCGGGCTCACCATGCTCATCATCGGCCTCTGGGCCAAGGTGTGGCTGGGCGGCTACCTGGCGCTGTCGGCCAGCAACTACCCCGACGCCCCTGCCATCCTCTTGGCCACAGGCACCGCCGTCATTGTCTGGGGCTTTCTGGGCTGCTTCAGCGCCGCCACGGAGCACCGGGGGCTCCTGCGCACCTACGGCGCCTTCCTGAGCGCCGTGCTGGTGGCCGGGCTGATTGCAGGGCTCTCGGGGCTCCTCTACCGCCAGGACGTGGCGCGGGGTTTCCAGGAAGGGCTGCGCCAAGCCCTGAACACCTATGGCGAGGATGAGGTGAAGGCAGACGCCCTGGATGCCTTGCAGCGTGCCTTGGCTTGCTGCGGCGTGGAGAGCTACCGCGACTGGCTTACGACGCCCTGGGGACTCCAGCAGAATGGCTCGGTGCCCCTCAGCTGCTGCCGGGGCCGGTGGGGCTGCCGGCTGAGCCCACCCAACATCTACGGGTTGCACCGTGATGGCTGCTTCAGCAAGGTCTCGGCCTTTGTCAGCAGCAACATGTTTTCTGTTGccactgctgccctggggctggcgGCGCTGCAGGTGATCGGCATTGTGCTGGCCTGCCTGATGGCTGCCCGCATCCCTGCCCACCCACTGGGCATCGCCACCCCATGCTGA